A region from the Vulpes lagopus strain Blue_001 chromosome 5, ASM1834538v1, whole genome shotgun sequence genome encodes:
- the MAFF gene encoding transcription factor MafF isoform X2, producing MSVDPLSSKALKIKRELSENTPHLSDEALMGLSVRELNRHLRGLSAEEVTRLKQRRRTLKNRGYAASCRVKRVCQKEELQKQKSELEREVDKLARENAAMRLELDALRGKCEALQGFARSVAARGPAALVAPASVITIVKSAPGPGSGPAPAPGPGPAPAACS from the exons ATGTCCGTGGATCCCTTATCCAGCAAAGCCCTGAAG ATCAAGCGTGAGCTGAGCGAGAACACGCCGCACCTGTCGGACGAGGCGCTGATGGGGCTGTCGGTGCGCGAGCTGAACCGGCACCTGCGCGGGCTCTCGGCCGAGGAGGTGACGCGGCTCAAGCAGCGGCGCCGCACCCTCAAGAACCGCGGCTACGCGGCCAGCTGCCGCGTGAAGCGCGTGTGCCAGAAGGAGGAGCTGCAGAAGCAGAAGTCTGAGCTGGAGCGCGAGGTGGACAAGCTGGCGCGCGAGAACGCAGCCATGCGCCTGGAGCTCGACGCGCTGCGCGGCAAGTGCGAGGCGCTGCAGGGCTTCGCGCGCTCCGTGGCCGCCCGCGGGCCCGCAGCCCTCGTGGCGCCCGCGAGCGTCATCACCATCGTCAAGTCGGCCCCCGGGCCGGGTTcgggccccgcccctgcccccgggcccggccccgcccccgcggcctgCTCCTAg
- the MAFF gene encoding transcription factor MafF isoform X1, giving the protein MNERNPVSAQRAPSANMSVDPLSSKALKIKRELSENTPHLSDEALMGLSVRELNRHLRGLSAEEVTRLKQRRRTLKNRGYAASCRVKRVCQKEELQKQKSELEREVDKLARENAAMRLELDALRGKCEALQGFARSVAARGPAALVAPASVITIVKSAPGPGSGPAPAPGPGPAPAACS; this is encoded by the exons ATGAATGAAAGGAATCCT GTCTCAGCCCAGAGGGCACCTTCTGCAAATATGTCCGTGGATCCCTTATCCAGCAAAGCCCTGAAG ATCAAGCGTGAGCTGAGCGAGAACACGCCGCACCTGTCGGACGAGGCGCTGATGGGGCTGTCGGTGCGCGAGCTGAACCGGCACCTGCGCGGGCTCTCGGCCGAGGAGGTGACGCGGCTCAAGCAGCGGCGCCGCACCCTCAAGAACCGCGGCTACGCGGCCAGCTGCCGCGTGAAGCGCGTGTGCCAGAAGGAGGAGCTGCAGAAGCAGAAGTCTGAGCTGGAGCGCGAGGTGGACAAGCTGGCGCGCGAGAACGCAGCCATGCGCCTGGAGCTCGACGCGCTGCGCGGCAAGTGCGAGGCGCTGCAGGGCTTCGCGCGCTCCGTGGCCGCCCGCGGGCCCGCAGCCCTCGTGGCGCCCGCGAGCGTCATCACCATCGTCAAGTCGGCCCCCGGGCCGGGTTcgggccccgcccctgcccccgggcccggccccgcccccgcggcctgCTCCTAg